CCAAGGGGGGACGACGTGGTGTCGACGCTGTTGTCAAGCCCGCTTCAGCGATCGCCTCAACCCAGCCCAAAGCGGAACCGTCCAGAAGCGGTATTTCAGTACCCGATACCTGCAGTTCCAAATGGGACACCCCGCAGCCAGCAACAGCAGCGAGCAAATGCTCCACCGTGGAAAGCTTTCTGTCACCAAAATCAAGGGTGGTACACAACTGGCTGTCGCGCACCTGCGAAGGATCGAGACGTACGGGCTGTGAGGTTTGATCAAGCCAGCGCACATAGAAGCCCTCCTGCTCCGAGGGAGCAAGGGTGACTTGACATTGCTGTCCGCTATGTAAACCAATCCCTGAGCGCGACACACTGGATGCCAACGTCCAAGGCCTGTCGTAGTCAGCAGGCCAAGACATCATTAGAACTTCCAGCCAACACCCAAATTGAATCGCCACTCACCGGTGAAATCCTGACTGGCAACCTCTAGACGCAGAGGGCCGACTGGCGTCGTCACAATGACACCTGTACCGACGGAGAAGCCTGATCCTGGCTTTTTAAGCAATTTACCAGGCTTTCCAGGAACATTATTCTGGGACCCAAAATCAGTACCAGCATCAACAAATAATTCCCCTGCAAATATACTAATCAGTGGGAATCGGTATTCCAAAGTTGCTTCGCCATAGCTTCGCCCAACCGCCAAGTCACAATCAAACCAGCCACGAACCGAATTAGAGCCTCCCAGACAGAAGGCTTCGTAGGGAGGAAGATCGCCAACGATTGACCCAGCCTTAATTTGGAGCCCGATCGATTGCGGGCAATTTAATTTTTCTCCGGGCTTAGGCCGACAACCCTTCGCGATCTTCAACCAGTTAACTGGAAAGAATTGAGTGTAACTTGCCTTGACTCGATTAAAAGTTGGAGAATTCTCACCAACCGACAAGAATTGTTCGGTTCCGAGACTAAAGAAATTTCCGGAAGTAGGATTCCGCGGATCGTTTAACGAGTTATACGTTGCAGCAAGTCGTAAGCCAGCAAGATTATTCTCGGATGCGCAATTGTAAGCGATGCAAATTATGTTCTCGTTAGGGATATCATTTTTATTGCGCTTATTAGGCGTAGCAAATATACGAGAACTACCTTCGAAATTAATCGGCCTAACGTTTTGAACATTCATCCCGACAAGGACCTGCCAGGGAGCGTTTTTGTAGGGATCTCCACCATTTAGCGGACGAGCGAAGATAACATTACCTCCAACTCTCTGCAGGACAACAGTATCTCCCTCGTAATCAAACCAACTATCTTCAGGGAAAAGCTTTGAAGCGTCGTCAACATTATCAAACTTCCGACCAGCAGGATTTTTTTTGTTGTTAATTTCGTAAGCACGAGAGGAATTATTGTCCTCATAATCAGTGACCGTAACAATGTCACCCTTGTCTTGACTTTGAAAAACCTGAGGAACTTCTCGGCTTAGGAAAATAGAAGTACGGAAGGAAGTGCGATGCGAATCACCCTTGATCCATGGGTCAGTAAACGTAAAATTAGCCAGACCACCGAATTGCCCGTATGTAAGATTGAGAGCAATATTCCATGCTCTACCGAAGAGATTACTGTCTTGAACTTGAATTTGACCAAAGACTCCCTGACTTTGGCTATAGCCCAAGCCACCAGAAAGAGAACCGGTGGATTGTTCAACGATCCCCAGAACAATATTGATTTCGCCCGGCTTTCCTGCAACAGGTTTCAATGTGACTTTGACGTCGCTGAATAGCGAAGTTCCATAAAGGCGTTTGATATCACCCTCAAGTTGGTTGCGATTGAAGGCCTCTCCTGGCTTGATTGAGATTTCTCTCGTAACCACCCAAGGTTTTGTTTTTCCTCGAATCGGCTCACCGTTTTCGTCAGTGGTTTCGCCTTCCTTATTGAGAAACTGCACTTCAACGCCAGCGACCGTGCCAACGACAACTTTGAGCTCAACAACTCCATCTGGACTAACTCGCGTTGGACCTGTGACCCTTGCAAGGGCATACCCCTCATTTGAATACCAAGTCTGAAGTTCTTTCATCCGAAGCTGAAGTTCGGAGAGGTTCAGCGTGCGTCCGTAATCGGAACTGAAGGCATCCTCAATGACCTGCGGAGGGATCTCATTGTCTTCAGGCAACAGCTCAACTTTTGTGAGAACGGGATTGGGAGCAACTTGAACCACAAGTTGCACGCCAAGAGGGCCGTTAACCGGTTCTATGCGTACATCAGAGAACCAGCCGGTGGCGTAGATCGCCTCCAAATCAACTTTCAGTTCATCCCTGGTGACGCGACTACCAGGGCGAACGGTCATGGCGTCATAAGCAGCCAGTTCCAACCGCTCTTGCTCAGGGTGACCATCGATCCCTTCGATCATCACCTCTGTAATCAGCACTCTGGGCTGCTCAGTGACTTCGTTTTCTGCAGCAACTGGTGCTTCCTGAGCACCTTCAAACTCCTCCACCTCCACAGATTGAGGTGCAGATTGAGGCGCGTTGGTCTCCCCTGTTAAAGCATCCTCCAGCTGGGTCTGCTCTTCCGAACTCTGATCGGAGTCAGTCTCAGCTTGCGCTCGAGCTGGAAGGGTGGTCAGAAGCGGCAGGGCCAGAGCAAGCCCCAAAGCTCCTCGCCGAACGGCGTTCCTGGTTCGGCATGAGGAGGGATTGACCATGAGGTGGTGCGGATATCGGCCGAATTGGCCGGAAATGTCCGGTGACCTTACCTGTAGTTGCGGGGTTTGGGGGTGGCCCCTTGGACCCGTTTGCAGACCTCCCCGTAGGCCTCAATCACTCCGCCAAGGTCTTGGCGGAATCGATCCTTGTCCAAAATTCGTGCTTTTGCATCCCGACTGTTCATGTCCCAAAGCCGGCAGGTGTCTGGGCTGATCTCGTCAGCCACAAGTAATTCACCCGCTGCGTTGCATCCCAGCTCGAGCTTGAAATCCACCAATTGAAGGTTGAGACCAGAAAAGAAAGGTGTCAAAACAGCATTGACCCGTCTTGCCAACGTCTCGATTTCCTGACGACGTTCTGGGCTGACCAAGTCAAGTAAGAACAGACGCGACTCTGTCAAAAGAGGATCACCAAGGTCATCATCCTTGTAATAAAGATCCAGCAGTGCCGGATCCAAGCGAGTGCCTTGAGAGATAGGGGTTTGACGGCAGAGTGATCCGGTGGCCACATTGCGCAGCACCACTTCAATCGGAATCACCTTGACCCGTTGGACCACCATCCAATGATCCGACTCCAACCCGCAGTAATGGGTTGGTATTCCTTCCCGTTCCAGCAACTCGAACAGACATGCCGAGATCTGACAATTAAGTCGTCCTTTGTCTTCAAGTTGTGCGCACTTTTGGGCATTAAAAGCAGTGGCATCGTTCTTAAATTCAACCAAAACCTCAGCCTCTTTGTTTGAGGCATAGATGCGTTTGGCCTTGCCCTCATAGAGAAGCGGCCCACGGGTGCTGGTCATGGCGTGGCCAAGGGATTGGAAGCAGGAGCTTCGGATGCATCCGATTCTCCCAGGGAGGCATGTCCTCCTGCAGCGCGAGGAGAGCGGAGCTGGTCCTCAAGGTCTTGCACACGCTGAGGATCCAAATCTGGGGACATCTGTTCCAACTCGAGCAGCGTTAAGCGGTCATCAAGCCGGCGCGCCAAACGGCGCAACCGTTCGCGAGGTCGGTCGGCATCGCCACCCTGCTGCAGTGCTAAACGCAACTGCAGGCGGAGCAAATCTTCAGCAAGACCCCAGGCTTGCTCAGCGGCAGCTTGATCCAAAGCCGCTTCCAGCAATAGATCGCCTCGCTCTGGATCCAACGGCGCCAGCAACTCAGCAACTTGGCCAAGCCTGCGCGATGCCACAACTCCTGGAGTACGACCCGCCAGGAGAACCGTGACGGCCTCCTCGGGCCGGCCGGCTGCTAACTCATGGTTCGCCAGCAGATCAAGAGCTGAACGAGTCAGCGGCAAGCCATCATCCGATTGGCCCACGATCAATTGCTCAGTATCGAGACGCGTGAGATCACCATCAGCCAACCGCCGAAGCGCCAGCACAGCACGATCTTGATCGAGGGCCGCACTGGCGGCTTGCCATGACAGCAGCAACCATTCCCTTCGTTGCAATCCTGGCCCAGGTCCAAATCGACTCAGCACGATCTGGGTGCTATCGGGAGCCCTACAGGCCATCAGCGCCCGGGCATTCGCCATCACAACAGCAAACGGTTGCGGAGCAGGTGCCACCACCATCAAACGGTTGCGCAGCAGACGAAGGCGCTCTTGCAGACCAAAACGATCCGAATCGGCACACGCCTCCGATAACTCGTTAATGCCACCTTCTTCAAGGACCGCTTCAAAGACCTCTAGGGTCATCGGCAGGGCGACAGGTGGCACAGGAACCGACTCCAACGGCGGAGCCGCAGCCAATAAAAACAACAGTGGCAGGGAGGAAAGCCCCATGGGCTGACAGTCGTTCAACAAAGATGGATAGGTCAGGGCAACGCGCCGAGCATTGCGCCTGAACTCCAAACCTAGGGGTCACCCCCCGTTCCGCACCCGCCCATGTCCATCTCCAACACCCGTCCCCTCTCACTGCCGCCGTTGCGCAATGTGCTCGTGGTGGGAGGTGGCGGCCGAGAGCAGGCGTTGGCCTGGGCCTTCAGACGCTGTCCAGAGATCGAAGGCATCTGGATCAGCCCAGGAAACGCTGGCACAGGCGATTTGGAAGGCTGCACTCCACTGGAGATCGCAGAAACGGATCACAAAGGCATGGTTGCGGCGTGCAGCGACTACGCCATCGATTTGGTGGTGATCGGTCCAGAAGCCCCCTTGGCCGATGGTCTTGCTGACACGCTTCGAGGACAAGGCTTTGCAGTCTTTGGCCCGAGTGCGGAGGGTGCACAGCTCGAGGCGAGTAAGGCCTGGGCGAAGCAATTAATGCAAGACGCGGAGATTCCCACGGCTGGGTACTGGACCGTGGCCAATGAGCAGGAGGGGATTGCTCTTCTGGAACAACTGCAACGCCCCTTGGTTGTGAAGGCAGATGGACTCGCAGCGGGGAAAGGGGTGACCGTCGCGGACAGCGTGGAGGAGACTGCAGCCGCCATTCAAGAGGCGTTTCAAGGTCGTTTCGGACAGGCCGGTGAGCGGCTTGTCCTGGAAGAACGCCTCACCGGGCCAGAAGTGTCGGTGTTTGCCCTCTGTGATGGCGAAGAGATGGTTCTGCTTCCGCCTGCGCAGGATCACAAACGACTCATGGAGGGGGATCAAGGACCCAATACCGGGGGGATGGGGGCTTATGCACCGGCCCCCCTTCTCGATCAAGCGGGCCTCACACAGGTCCGCGAGCAGATCCTGGAACCAACCCTTGCTGCTTTGCGCAAGCGAGGAATCCTCTACCGAGGGGTCATTTATGCAGGGCTCATGCTCACGGCCGAGGGGCCACAGGTGATCGAATTCAATTGCCGCTTTGGCGATCCGGAATGCCAAACCCTGATGCCTCTGATGGGGCCTGAACTCGCACGAGTTCTCCAGGCCTGTGCGCTCGGACGTCTTGCAGAAGCACCACCGCTTACTCAGCTGGAGCTGTGCAGTGCCTGCGTGGTGACGGCAGCAGCTGGCTATCCCGATAGCCCCCGCAAAGGCGATCCAATTGCGGTTGCGTTCAATCTCGACCCAACGACAACCGACCCACTTCAGTTGTTCCATGCCGGAACACGTCTCAGCAAGGATGGGGTGCTGGAGACCTCCGGCGGCCGCGTTTTAGCGATGGTGGCTCAGGCGACGGATTTTGATCAGGCCTTCGCTAAGGCCTACGAAGGATTGACGCAGATCCGTTACGAAGGCATGCAATTCAGAACGGACATTGGCCATCAAGTGCGCGCACCTAAGCTTTATTAAGCATTGATGCACCATGAGTAGCGGTTCGGCACCAGCTTCTGCGAACTCCACTGCATCCTCATGGGCAGGGTCAGTCTCTTCGGATACGGCCCAAGAGCAACAGGGTCTTTGGAGTGGCATCCGCCTCTGGTGGGCCGAATTCAGCCTTCAGACCAAACTTCTGGCCATCGCCACGCTGGTGGTGAGCCTAATGATGACCAGCATTACCTTTTTCGCGCTCAATGGGATCCAACGCGATGCGGTGATGAATGACACCCGCTACGCCAGGGATTTGGGGCTGCTGTTAGCGGGCAATGTCACCGAGTTGGTGGCAGACGGACACGACCGAGAACTGGCCAATGTGGCCGAACAGTTTTGGCGCTCAAGCCGCAGCCTTCGCTACATCTTTTTTGCAGATCCCGAAGGCGTTGTCTACCTCGGCATTCCCATCAGTGGGAATGACGCAGATACCAGAGGAGACCTTCGTCTTAATCGACGCCTTGAACTCCCCAGTGAACTGAGATCGAGGCCTAAAAACCCCCTTGTCCGTCAACATCTGACCCCTGATGGGCAGGTCACCGATGTGTTTGTGCCCTTGATTCAGGAGGGCCGCTACCTCGGTGTTCTCGCCCTAGGAGTGAACCCCAATGACTCGGCTCTCGCGAGTGCCTCCCTCACCCGAGAGGTCACCGTGGCCGTCTTCATCTCGATCTGGGTCCTGGTGATTCTTGGCGCTGTCTTCAATGCGCTGACCATCACCCGACCCGTAAAGGAACTGCTTCGCGGCGTTCGCTCGATTGCTGCTGGAGATTTCCAAGCCCGTATCGGCCTCCCTATAGGCGGCGAACTTGGGGAATTGTTGGATGGTTTTAATGCGATGGCCTTGCAGCTCCAGGACTACGACGCGGCCAACATCGAAGAGTTGCAAGCTGCCCAGGTGAAGCAGGCCTCGCTGATTGCAACGATGGCCGATGGCGCGGTCTTGCTGGATGAAAAGGGTCAAATTGTGTTGGCCAATCCAACGGCTCGTCGCTTGTTTCGCTGGGAGGGACGCAATCTTGAAGGACAGGATTTTCTCAATTCGATCCCAGACTTATTAGCGATTGAGCTCCATGAGCCTCTCGATGGAGTCCTGAATCAAGGCCGTGACAGCAATGAATTACGAAGCAGCATCGGCGAGCCTCCTCGCACCCTGCGTTTCGTACTCCAAGCCGTCCGCGAACCCAGCGGTGAAAACCTAAAAGGGATCGCGGTGACCATGCAGGACCTCACCCGTGAAGTGGAGCTCAACGCGGCCCAGAGCCGCTTCATCAGCAACGTGTCCCATGAACTGCGCACTCCGCTGTTCAACATCAAGAGCTACGTCGAAACCCTCTACGAGATGGGGGATCAACTCAGCGACACAGACAAGCAAGAGTTTCTCGGCATTGCCAATGCTGAAACAGATCGACTCACGCGACTCGTGAACGATGTTCTCGATCTTTCAAGGCTCGAATCCCATCCCAGCGTTCAGTTTTCTGCACTCGATCTCAGGCCTGGCCTAGAGCAAACCCTTCGCAGCTATCAACTGAATGCATCCGACAAACAGGTGGAATTAGACCTGGAGGCGTCGATCGATCTGCCTGACATTCTTGGCAATTGGGACCTGATCCTCCAGGTGCTGGACAATCTCGTCGGGAATGCTCTCAAGTTCAGCCGCAGCGGAAGCCGCATCGTGATTCGTGCCTACGCCTGGCCCGACAGCTGCTGGATGGGACCTCTTCCAGACGATTCATTTCAGGCTCCGCAATGCGAAATGATCTCGCCTCTTCCAAAACTACGTGTGGAAGTAAGTGACACGGGTTATGGAATCAGCGAAGACAAACAACAACGAATTTTTGAACGCTTTTATCGCGTAGAAAATGCAGTCCATACGGAAGTAGGAACTGGCCTTGGCCTCTCCATCGTGAGAGGAATTCTTGAGAAACACAGCAGCGTGATTCGGATGGCAAGCGAACCAGATGTGGGCACAACATTTTGGTTTGACCTACCTCTCGCTCAATCAGATCAAGATGAAATCAAACTGCAAGCCGAACGGCAAAGTCGTTATGACCAAGAAGAGATCAAGCTAAATTGAAGCAATTCAGATTCAATTTAATATCACCATTTCAAGGACTACTAATCCCTATTCTGGAGAAACTCCACGAGCGATACGCGACAATTCGCTACGCTCATCCATCGTCACACGATGAGGGACGCCGCTAATAATTCTCTCGAAATTCGAGAATGAATCTTGAATCTGTGGCCCATTACCCGTGATCAAGAATTCACGAATACCGCGATCATGCCAGGAGCCACGCATCTTGAATACATTGATTGCCCTAGCCATTTCGCCACGTATCTCGACATACTGGAGCAATAAAATAGTATCAGTAATAGTTGAGATATGAGAGTCAGTGATCGAATGACTTCCCATAAACTCTTCAGAAGTATTTGTAAAAAATCCAGCAATTTCTTCTTGCTTAGCATATCCGGTCAATGCGATCACAAACTGCCTGAAGGCATTCCGACTTACACCACGGGCCAACGCAGACAACGAGTCAATCGCCATTCGTGTTGGCTTGAATTGACTGATCTCAGTTTTAATAATCTGCAAGTGGTCTTCCAAACCGGTGGACTCCGGGTAGGCGCAAATAATCTTCAGAAGGCCATCTTGCTCCATCTGCTCAAAATCAATGCCCCAACTTGCGCCATTACGCATCAATTGAGCACGTGATTCCTCATAGGCGAATAAAATTGCTCGCTCTTTATTATTGCAAGCATCCTCAATGAATTTTGAAATCAACAACGTCTTGCCTGTACCAGTTGCTC
The window above is part of the Synechococcus sp. WH 8020 genome. Proteins encoded here:
- the purC gene encoding phosphoribosylaminoimidazolesuccinocarboxamide synthase, with the translated sequence MTSTRGPLLYEGKAKRIYASNKEAEVLVEFKNDATAFNAQKCAQLEDKGRLNCQISACLFELLEREGIPTHYCGLESDHWMVVQRVKVIPIEVVLRNVATGSLCRQTPISQGTRLDPALLDLYYKDDDLGDPLLTESRLFLLDLVSPERRQEIETLARRVNAVLTPFFSGLNLQLVDFKLELGCNAAGELLVADEISPDTCRLWDMNSRDAKARILDKDRFRQDLGGVIEAYGEVCKRVQGATPKPRNYR
- the purD gene encoding phosphoribosylamine--glycine ligase; this translates as MSISNTRPLSLPPLRNVLVVGGGGREQALAWAFRRCPEIEGIWISPGNAGTGDLEGCTPLEIAETDHKGMVAACSDYAIDLVVIGPEAPLADGLADTLRGQGFAVFGPSAEGAQLEASKAWAKQLMQDAEIPTAGYWTVANEQEGIALLEQLQRPLVVKADGLAAGKGVTVADSVEETAAAIQEAFQGRFGQAGERLVLEERLTGPEVSVFALCDGEEMVLLPPAQDHKRLMEGDQGPNTGGMGAYAPAPLLDQAGLTQVREQILEPTLAALRKRGILYRGVIYAGLMLTAEGPQVIEFNCRFGDPECQTLMPLMGPELARVLQACALGRLAEAPPLTQLELCSACVVTAAAGYPDSPRKGDPIAVAFNLDPTTTDPLQLFHAGTRLSKDGVLETSGGRVLAMVAQATDFDQAFAKAYEGLTQIRYEGMQFRTDIGHQVRAPKLY
- a CDS encoding BamA/TamA family outer membrane protein — its product is MVNPSSCRTRNAVRRGALGLALALPLLTTLPARAQAETDSDQSSEEQTQLEDALTGETNAPQSAPQSVEVEEFEGAQEAPVAAENEVTEQPRVLITEVMIEGIDGHPEQERLELAAYDAMTVRPGSRVTRDELKVDLEAIYATGWFSDVRIEPVNGPLGVQLVVQVAPNPVLTKVELLPEDNEIPPQVIEDAFSSDYGRTLNLSELQLRMKELQTWYSNEGYALARVTGPTRVSPDGVVELKVVVGTVAGVEVQFLNKEGETTDENGEPIRGKTKPWVVTREISIKPGEAFNRNQLEGDIKRLYGTSLFSDVKVTLKPVAGKPGEINIVLGIVEQSTGSLSGGLGYSQSQGVFGQIQVQDSNLFGRAWNIALNLTYGQFGGLANFTFTDPWIKGDSHRTSFRTSIFLSREVPQVFQSQDKGDIVTVTDYEDNNSSRAYEINNKKNPAGRKFDNVDDASKLFPEDSWFDYEGDTVVLQRVGGNVIFARPLNGGDPYKNAPWQVLVGMNVQNVRPINFEGSSRIFATPNKRNKNDIPNENIICIAYNCASENNLAGLRLAATYNSLNDPRNPTSGNFFSLGTEQFLSVGENSPTFNRVKASYTQFFPVNWLKIAKGCRPKPGEKLNCPQSIGLQIKAGSIVGDLPPYEAFCLGGSNSVRGWFDCDLAVGRSYGEATLEYRFPLISIFAGELFVDAGTDFGSQNNVPGKPGKLLKKPGSGFSVGTGVIVTTPVGPLRLEVASQDFTGEWRFNLGVGWKF
- a CDS encoding HAMP domain-containing sensor histidine kinase yields the protein MSSGSAPASANSTASSWAGSVSSDTAQEQQGLWSGIRLWWAEFSLQTKLLAIATLVVSLMMTSITFFALNGIQRDAVMNDTRYARDLGLLLAGNVTELVADGHDRELANVAEQFWRSSRSLRYIFFADPEGVVYLGIPISGNDADTRGDLRLNRRLELPSELRSRPKNPLVRQHLTPDGQVTDVFVPLIQEGRYLGVLALGVNPNDSALASASLTREVTVAVFISIWVLVILGAVFNALTITRPVKELLRGVRSIAAGDFQARIGLPIGGELGELLDGFNAMALQLQDYDAANIEELQAAQVKQASLIATMADGAVLLDEKGQIVLANPTARRLFRWEGRNLEGQDFLNSIPDLLAIELHEPLDGVLNQGRDSNELRSSIGEPPRTLRFVLQAVREPSGENLKGIAVTMQDLTREVELNAAQSRFISNVSHELRTPLFNIKSYVETLYEMGDQLSDTDKQEFLGIANAETDRLTRLVNDVLDLSRLESHPSVQFSALDLRPGLEQTLRSYQLNASDKQVELDLEASIDLPDILGNWDLILQVLDNLVGNALKFSRSGSRIVIRAYAWPDSCWMGPLPDDSFQAPQCEMISPLPKLRVEVSDTGYGISEDKQQRIFERFYRVENAVHTEVGTGLGLSIVRGILEKHSSVIRMASEPDVGTTFWFDLPLAQSDQDEIKLQAERQSRYDQEEIKLN